CCCATTCCTTAATGTCTCGGCCATGAACCGATACGCGTCCTTCTGTTGCCTCGTAAAATCTCGGGATCAATTGCAAAAGCGAGGTCTTGCCGGAACCTGTAGCACCCATGATAGCCAGTTTTTCACGCGGGGCCAGCTCGAAACTGATATTCTGCAGCACCGGACGCGAAGTGCCAGGGTACGTAAATGACACCTTGTCAAAACTGACGGTCCCTTCCTCGATCGGTACAGTCTTCCCTTGAGCCACCTCATCGCCATCATGCGCCAAAAGAATTTCTTCTATTCGGTCAGAAGATGCCTTAGCGCGCGCAAATGCCATGATGATGAATGAAAACATCGAAAACGCACCCGTCATCCGCATTGCATAGTTGACAATCGCGACTAATTCACCGATTTGCGCATCGCCACTGCGAATATCAAAAGCTCCGAACCAAATGACTGCGAGCAGCGACACGTTCATGCCGAACAGCAAGATCGGCAAAATGATTTCCATGATGCGGAACGCTTTGACCGTGTCTGTCTTCAGTGCACCTGCTACTTCCGAAAAGCGGTTTGCTTCATACTTGCCGCGCAAATACGCTTTGATCAACCGAACCGCCTGCAAGTTTTCCTGCACGAGACGGTTGACCTTATCCAGTCGCTGCTGGACAAAACTGAAATAGACGACGCCTTTTCGAACCATTACGTACAAAAATGCTAGCAGGACCGGAAAGACGATGATCAAGTAAATCGCCAATTGTGCATTGACGACAAACGCCATGATCATGCTACCGATGACCAAAAGCGGCGCACGCAGCATGATGCGCAAACTCATATACAGCACTTGCTGGATCAATTGAACATCACTCGTCAGCCGCGTGATGAGGCCAGATGCCGGAAATTTATTGAACATTGCGAGTGAGAAGCCTTGCACTCGTTTGTACACTTCTTGCCTGACATCAAACGAAAAGCTGTGTGACACGTGGGAAGCGAAATACGAGTTGGCAACCCCTGACACAAAAGCGACCAATGACAAGGCCATGAGCACAAGCCCGAGGCGAATGATTGTGTCCTGGTCTCCTGCCACGATACCGTCGTCGATGATGCTCGCAATGACTAAGGGCTGCAAGAGCTCGAGCACCACTTCCAATAGCATCAAGAACAAAGCGATGCCTATTAGCAATGAATAGGGTTTGGTATAAGAAAAAACAGTTTTCATAAAGGTGCCTCCTGAACATTTCGAAACTCGAACTTTATATCATTTAGTATGCCATAATTTTCAGTTATCAGGTAGAGAAATCCTTTTTTTGTCATGCTCTCAAAATCAGACGGGTTTATAGGCAACAAAAAAGCATACAGCGTGTTGCTGTATGCTTTCGGGCTGTCGAGAAAGTGATAAAGCCGTATTTTCCGAAGCTTATCGCTCGCTTTCCGTGGGCTCGCGCCCAAGCCTCCTCAGTCGCTTTGCGCCTTGCGGGGTCTCGGTCGTCTCGCTGATCCACAGGAAAGATAAGGTCGACCCACGGGAGACATTATCTTTGCGAAAGTAATGCGCAGCATTATTGAGCAGAAGGGGTTACGAGCGAACGCTTCTCCAAACACTTGGACTGGTTTTCGATTGGTGAATGTAGAATAAAGCGATCTCTTTCATGTTTGAGATCGAACTATAGACTTCTTCAACACTTCGGAAGCATACAGCGTGTTGCTGTATGCTTTGCTAGCTATCCTTCGTCAATAAGCTTTTTTTCGTTGCCGGCAAAAGACAGCCATGTGACGAAAACCAACATAAGAAAGGCGCCGCCAATTTGCAATGGCGACAGAAAATGACCAAACCAAACGAGCGAGATAAGCATCGCGGTCAAAGGTTCCATGGCCGATAGAATACTCGTCTCTACCGCCGAAATAAAGCGCATGCTGCTCAAGAACAAGACGAACGCCATCGTTCCGACCAGGATAATCGCGATGATCGCCAAGACCAGCAACGGATCCAACAAGACTCCCCACTCGTCTGACAGAAAAATCGGATTGATCAAGCCGAGAAAGATTCCGCCGAACAGCATCGACCAGCCAACGACCAGCAAGACCCCCCATTCCTGCATGAGCCTAGCCGGATACAGCGTATAGAACGTAAACGCCAAGCCGACAAGAATGCCCCAAAACAAAGCTTCCCCACTAATGACAAGGGAATCCATTCGCCCGTCCGTCAATAATAGGAACAATCCAGCAAGCGTACCAAGCATACCCAGCACCTGATAAACCGGCGGCCATTTTCGCAAGCGCATAGAAACGAAAATGATGACATATACAGGAGCCAAAAATTGCATCAGCGTAGCAAAAACAGCATTACTCGTATCGATTGCTGCGACGAAACTATATTGGACCCCAAGCATGCCCGCGACAGAAAAAATCAATAACGGACGTGTCCATATTTTTTGGCGGAAAATGGAGGTGACCTGAACCTGTTTCATTTTCAAAAACAACAGCAGCACGATGCCAGCTACGATAAGCCGGATGGTCAATAAAAATGAAACAGAAATAGGGTAGACATCGAGTGTCCACTCCATCAGCGGGCCGGTCGCCCCCCAAAGCATCGCTCCTATCAATATCATGGAAACTCCTTTAAGACGTTCCAATCCCAGCACCCCTTCACTTCAAAATAACGAATCTGTGATGAATTACCTAATTTTTCTTTTACAGTCGCTTTAACCAGTCGAAATCGGGACATTTTAAGTGATTCCCTCAATTTTCAATCGAATCATGCCTATTCTCTCATGAAGGGGTAAAAAAAGGTAGTAGCATTTCTATGCTAAAATTCCCGTGTTATATTTTTGTAAAGTGGTGACGAAAGACCTTTTCTTCTTTATAATGAAAGTACAAAACGGTTAAGGAGCGTCAGTTTATGAGTGAAAAGCAGGAGTTTTTGGCACAGAGCCTAGCATATAACCACATTCCCTTTCCCATCATCATTTTCGACCAACAAGGGCTCATCACTTGGTTCAACGGGCACGCCGAGCGCATCTTTCAACTAAATACAGAAATAGCTATAGGTCATCCCTTTTCCTATATGAATCCAGAACAAGCATCGCTCCACAAGCAGCCTTGGGAAACGCTGCTAGAAAGCACGGATCCGGTCCGATTTGAAAACATGGAAATAGGACTCGGCAGTACTGGCCAAAGCTATTCCACGATCGTTACGAAAGCGTTCACATCACATGGCGAGCGTTTTCTTCTGACGATCTACGAAGTTGATGATAGCGTAAGCGCAGATTCGACAGCAAGAGAACTGAGTCATCTTCGCCACGGGCTGGACGATTCATTTATGATGACTTATTTCGACCAAGAGTTCCTGATCACCTACGCGAACCCCCATTTCCTCAAACTCAGTAAATGGACCCCGAAGCGCGTACTTGGCAAACCTGTATGGCAAATGTTTCACGACGGCGAAGAAGATCTTGAATTTGTCGACTCCATCTTAGAAAGTCTAAAAAACGGTCAAGTTTGGAACGGCGAGGCGAAAAAAGCAACCAAAGACGGGGAAACGTATTGGGTTGATCTAACAGCGATTCCGATGCAATTATCTAAGGAAGATGCGTATTATATTTTCCTTGAAAAAGACATAACGGAAACTAAGAATGCTCAAAAACACCTCGAGGAAATTGCTTTCATTGATCCAATTACAGGACTTGCGAATCGCCACCGCCTTGAACAAGCGGTTGCTGAACATGTAAAAGAAGGACGTCATTTCTCTTTCCTGTTTCTCGATATTGACCGTTTCTACACTTTACGTGATGTATCAGATACGGATACGGAAAATGAATTGCTCATCGAATTCACCAAACGCTTGCGCATGTATTTTTCCGATTCGTTGATCACGCGCGCAGGGCTTCATGAATTCGCATTGATTACGCCTTTGCCGAACTGGTTTATCGAAGGTTTCTTACCGTATTTACAGCAGCACCCAATCTATATCCGCGGTACAGCAGTGCCTTTGACTGTCAGCGGCGCCATCACAAAATATCCGGAAGATCAGCAAAGCTTCGTCCACTTGATCAAAGCATCTTATGCGACCATCAAGAAAGTCAAAGACCGCGGCGGCAGTGCCATTTCCACTTTGACAGCAGACGACCACGAACGCTTGAACCGCAAAGCGCTTATTGAAAAGCGACTTGTCCATGCACTCGACCGGAAAAATCTGCAATTATTGTACCAGCCGCAAGTAAATCTTTTGACTGGCAACGTTGAAAGCGTAGAAGCGCTTGTCCGGTGGAATGACGATGAAATCGGCGTCGTCACGCCTGATGAACTCATTCCGATTGCTGAAGAAAGCGGCATGATTCACGAGATCGGCAGCTTTGTGGTAGAAACGGCCTGTTCTCAATTGAGAGATTGGAAAGCAAAAGGCATCAATATGCGCATCAGCATCAACTCTTCCATCCGTGAATTTCGTGATAAAGATATGGCCAGCAAATTGATCGAGCAAATCAAAGCGACTAATTGCGACCCTCAATCCCTGATCATCGAAATTACGGAGAAGTTTGCGCTTGAAGCTGAAGCCGAACGCCCGATTATGCAGCAAATGAATCGTCTGAACCAACAAGGCGTGCAATTTGCGTTGGACGATTTCGGAACAGGCTATGCCTCTTTCCGTTACATGCTGCTATTGCCGATTTCTTCTTTGAAGATCGATCGTACCATTATCCAATCGATTACCAAGCAAGAGAAGATGCAGAAGATGATCAACGGCATGATCCAATTTGGCAAGTCGCTCGATTTCCAAGTAACTGCTGAAGGGGTTGAAACGAACGATCAGCTTGAGCTGCTCCGGGTAATGGGATGCAATAGCATCCAAGGCTATATCGTTAGCCATCCGATGAACACTGAAGAACTTGAAAGATGGTTAAAATAGTGATGGTTGTCCCAAACTGCGGAGTTTCCGCGGTTTGGGTTTTTTATTGCGCTGAGGTTGATAGCGACGATTGGATAGCCGCCTTCTCGCTTTGGGTTGAGCTTTCGTGAGAAGCCAGGAAGACCGCCTGTCTTCTCACTTCGCTTCACACTGGGCGCGGATCGGCTTTTAGAGTTCTTTGAGAGTTCGGTGTCCATTTGTTTGTGCTTCTAGAGTGCGCATCAGCCAGTGGGGAAATCGCTTCCTTCGGCTAGGCGGAAGGTGATGAATTGGAAGGTGGCGTCGCTTGGATAGCCGCCTCCCCGCTTGGGGTTGAGCTTTCGTGAGAAGCCAGGAAGACCGCCTGTCTTCTCACTTCGCTTCACCCTGGGCGCGGATCGGCTTTTGTATTTCTTTGAGAGTTTGGTGTCCATTTGTTTGTGCTTCTGGAAGGTGCATCAGCTAGCGGGGGAATCGCTTCCTTCGACTAGGTGGAAGGTGATGAATTGGAAGGTGGCGTCGCTTGGATAGCCGCCTCCCCGCTTGGGGTTGAGCTTTCGTGAGAAGCCAGGAAAACCGCCTGTCTTCTCACTTCGCTTCACCCTGGGCGCGGATCGGCTCTTAGAGTTCTTTGAGAGTTTGGTGTCCATTTGTTTGTGCTTCTGGAAGGTGCATCAACCAGCGGGGGAATCGCTTCCTTCGGCTAGGCGGAAGGTGCAGAGTTGAATATGGGAGGTGGTGTCGTTTGGATAGCCGCCTCCCCACTTGGGGTTGAGCTTTCGTGAGAAGCCAGAAAAACCGCCTGTCTTCTCACTTCGCTTCACCCTGGGCGCGGATCGGCTTTTGTATTTCGTTGAGAGTACGGTGTCCATTTGTTTGTGCTTCTGGAAGGTGCATCAGCTAGCGGGGAAATCGCTTCCTTCGACTAGGCGAAAGGTGATAAATTGGAGGGTGGCGTCGCTTGGATAGCCGCCTTTTTAGGGTTAATGTCATCGGTTTCATCTCTTGCATATATTATTCCAACCAAAAAAACCGCCCGCAAAGCAGGCAGCCTGTTTGTTGATAATTTATTCCTGGGTGAACCCCATTTTCTTCTGTGTTCGTTTTGCCTGATATTTAAAATACAATTGCATGATGACTTCTGCGAAAACCAAGCCCATGGCGATGGCACCTGAAATCATTAATGCCTGCACGGCAAAATCGACCGCTTCCATGTAATCATTTTCTACGATATTGCGCATCGCATTGTACGCACGGCTCCCGGGAACAAGCGGGATGATACCGGCGACACTGAAGATAATCATTGGCATTTTAAAAGTCTTCGCCAAAATGTGTGCAACAATGGCGACAATAAAGGCACCGGCGAATGTCGCTTGGATCGGGTCGTCGAACAAGAGGAAATAAGTTCTGTAAAAAAGCCAGCCGCTCATTCCTACTAATCCACAACTAATCAGCGTCTTTCGCGGGATATTGAAAATGATGCCGAATGCGCCGGCTGCCAAAAAACTTAGAAACGCTTCTAAAGGCCAGTTCATTCGATCTCCTCCTTAAAATGACAATACAATGGCGATGCCAGCCCCGATAGCGAATGCTGTCAGAAACGCTTCCGCCCCCATCGATAAGCCAGATACAAAATGGCCAGCCATCATGTCGCGCACTGCATTGGTGATCAGCAATCCTGGAACAAGCGGCATGACCGAACCGATGATGATGGTATCGGGGTCATTTCCGAATCCGCTATGGACTACTAGTACTGCCAAGGTACCTATGGCGACGGCTCCTATAAATTCCGCAAAAAATTTGACCCTTGTTTTTATGAGTACCATTTCCACAATATAAAAGCCGATTCCCCCGATCACGAAAGCGAACGGAATGTCTGCCCAGCCACCGCCCATCAAGATCAAGAAACAGGCACTGGCAACTGCTGCTGCGAGAATTTGCAGCCATAATGGAAACAAGTAATGGTTTTTCTCGATTTCTGTCATTTCTTCATACGCCTGTTGCAAAGTCAATTGGCCAGCAACAAGGCGCCTCGAAACGGCATTGACGCGTGCTACCCGTTCAAGGTCGGTGCGGCGTCCGTGTATGCGCACAAAGCGCGTCGGCAAATCATTGCTCGGGGAAAACATGATGCCCGCTGGAGTCACAAAGCAATGGGAATCCATCATGTTTTGCGAAACCGCCATCCGGATCATCGTGTCTTCCACCCGGTAGGTTTCTGCGCCGCTTTCCATCATGACTTTTCCAGCCAAGAGAAAACAATCCAGCGCAAGTTCTCTTCTGACTTCCGATATTTCGGTCATCTGGTCTCCCCCCTTTTTCTTCTGTACCATCATACCGCAGAGAGGGCAAAATGAAAACGCTCCGGTTACCGGAGCGTTTGGTCGGTATCTTTATGGCTTCAAAATGACCTTGGTGCATTCGTCTTCGTGGTCATTGAAAATTTGGTATGCTTCACTTGCCTGTTCGAGCGGCACGATATGAGAGATGATCTCGCGCGGATCGAATTCGCCTTTTTCAATTTTGTCGAGGAGCATTGGCATCAAGTGTACGACTGGCGCTTGACCCATCTTCAGCGTTACATTGCGCTCGAATAGATTGCCGAGCGGGAATTGGTTATAGGTCAATCCGTAGACGCCGGTCAATTGGATGGTGCCAAATTTACTGACGGCATCTTTCGCGATATC
This is a stretch of genomic DNA from Planococcus maritimus. It encodes these proteins:
- a CDS encoding DMT family transporter — translated: MERLKGVSMILIGAMLWGATGPLMEWTLDVYPISVSFLLTIRLIVAGIVLLLFLKMKQVQVTSIFRQKIWTRPLLIFSVAGMLGVQYSFVAAIDTSNAVFATLMQFLAPVYVIIFVSMRLRKWPPVYQVLGMLGTLAGLFLLLTDGRMDSLVISGEALFWGILVGLAFTFYTLYPARLMQEWGVLLVVGWSMLFGGIFLGLINPIFLSDEWGVLLDPLLVLAIIAIILVGTMAFVLFLSSMRFISAVETSILSAMEPLTAMLISLVWFGHFLSPLQIGGAFLMLVFVTWLSFAGNEKKLIDEG
- a CDS encoding ABC transporter ATP-binding protein; the encoded protein is MKTVFSYTKPYSLLIGIALFLMLLEVVLELLQPLVIASIIDDGIVAGDQDTIIRLGLVLMALSLVAFVSGVANSYFASHVSHSFSFDVRQEVYKRVQGFSLAMFNKFPASGLITRLTSDVQLIQQVLYMSLRIMLRAPLLVIGSMIMAFVVNAQLAIYLIIVFPVLLAFLYVMVRKGVVYFSFVQQRLDKVNRLVQENLQAVRLIKAYLRGKYEANRFSEVAGALKTDTVKAFRIMEIILPILLFGMNVSLLAVIWFGAFDIRSGDAQIGELVAIVNYAMRMTGAFSMFSFIIMAFARAKASSDRIEEILLAHDGDEVAQGKTVPIEEGTVSFDKVSFTYPGTSRPVLQNISFELAPREKLAIMGATGSGKTSLLQLIPRFYEATEGRVSVHGRDIKEWDLQELRKTIGLVPQQSMLFTGSISDNLSWGNEQAELPELQGAAEKAQIDETVQRFPKGYDTRVGQKGVNLSGGQKQRLSIARALVRKPSILILDDSTSALDVKTESSLWAELDKEQATTLLVTQKVRTAMRADRILLLEDGVASAYGTHGELLKSSSLYREIALSQQAEEVGEYV
- a CDS encoding threonine/serine exporter family protein, giving the protein MNWPLEAFLSFLAAGAFGIIFNIPRKTLISCGLVGMSGWLFYRTYFLLFDDPIQATFAGAFIVAIVAHILAKTFKMPMIIFSVAGIIPLVPGSRAYNAMRNIVENDYMEAVDFAVQALMISGAIAMGLVFAEVIMQLYFKYQAKRTQKKMGFTQE
- a CDS encoding putative bifunctional diguanylate cyclase/phosphodiesterase is translated as MSEKQEFLAQSLAYNHIPFPIIIFDQQGLITWFNGHAERIFQLNTEIAIGHPFSYMNPEQASLHKQPWETLLESTDPVRFENMEIGLGSTGQSYSTIVTKAFTSHGERFLLTIYEVDDSVSADSTARELSHLRHGLDDSFMMTYFDQEFLITYANPHFLKLSKWTPKRVLGKPVWQMFHDGEEDLEFVDSILESLKNGQVWNGEAKKATKDGETYWVDLTAIPMQLSKEDAYYIFLEKDITETKNAQKHLEEIAFIDPITGLANRHRLEQAVAEHVKEGRHFSFLFLDIDRFYTLRDVSDTDTENELLIEFTKRLRMYFSDSLITRAGLHEFALITPLPNWFIEGFLPYLQQHPIYIRGTAVPLTVSGAITKYPEDQQSFVHLIKASYATIKKVKDRGGSAISTLTADDHERLNRKALIEKRLVHALDRKNLQLLYQPQVNLLTGNVESVEALVRWNDDEIGVVTPDELIPIAEESGMIHEIGSFVVETACSQLRDWKAKGINMRISINSSIREFRDKDMASKLIEQIKATNCDPQSLIIEITEKFALEAEAERPIMQQMNRLNQQGVQFALDDFGTGYASFRYMLLLPISSLKIDRTIIQSITKQEKMQKMINGMIQFGKSLDFQVTAEGVETNDQLELLRVMGCNSIQGYIVSHPMNTEELERWLK
- a CDS encoding threonine/serine exporter family protein, with the translated sequence MTEISEVRRELALDCFLLAGKVMMESGAETYRVEDTMIRMAVSQNMMDSHCFVTPAGIMFSPSNDLPTRFVRIHGRRTDLERVARVNAVSRRLVAGQLTLQQAYEEMTEIEKNHYLFPLWLQILAAAVASACFLILMGGGWADIPFAFVIGGIGFYIVEMVLIKTRVKFFAEFIGAVAIGTLAVLVVHSGFGNDPDTIIIGSVMPLVPGLLITNAVRDMMAGHFVSGLSMGAEAFLTAFAIGAGIAIVLSF